A region of the Conger conger chromosome 6, fConCon1.1, whole genome shotgun sequence genome:
TTCCCTGAATTTAGTAAGCAGGCAGTTCCACATTTAGACCTATTGCACCTGAGCAGAAATTAAAATATCaggaattaaatgaaaaataatcaataatcaatcaAGAGCAAGACATTTTTGACAGGATATTTCATATTAGAAGTGTGTGAACATCAAATGCATTTTCCATACACATTCTCTAATATCCatgaaaattataataatgatttcAAAGGGCTCTTTATAGACTGCTAGCTGTTTTACCATgaagcacacacattacagcataCAGGCTACAGCAACAAAAAGCTAAATGGAGGTTACCATGATCATGcagtaaacataaaatatatgtcACTAAAAGTATACATTTTAGCTATATTTACATGAATTTATATTAGCCTAtacaattcaaataatttgaaatgcATAGAAAGCCATTTTTTCATGACACATGGGGAACACTGAAAAAAGAATCACTTGTAAGCAAATTATGTGGACGTCAGCTATAAGGAAGGAAAGCCATGCCAAGGATTTTAAAGTTGAACAAATTAATGACTagcacatgtttttttttctgagtggTAGGCTAATTGCCAGCTTCCTGAAACAGTTCCAACTATTTCAAAGAACGGATAGTAACATAAATTCTAAAATAATAGCATACCATGACAAGTTAGCCTACTGGTTCAGTGACAgtacatatataatatacatatcGTACATATGATAACAATTTAATAGCATTTTCCAGTCGTATGGAAAACACCATTTTTTGTGAGACGTTAGTTTTGAAAATTTTCAACATTCAGTACTTTTACTGCGTTATCCGTGGGACTTTCCACTTGCGACTCCTGTTGTACCTAAAAGTCTATGGAATGGGTGACATAGGTAGTTCCTCATTTACATCACCGCAGACTTTCCCATTTCCCCTAGCCTGGGAATCCCACAAACCTCTCTAAGAACTTCACCTCATCATGTTTCAGAACCCAGAGCAGCCACATTGCAAAGCCATGCGCTACATACTGTTTTCATTAAACAAACGGAGAAATTAAAAGGAAGTAAATTTtggaacacacactcacgtgtaTACTCAACATACTGCAAAGTGGACACGGCCTTTGATGGCCCTTTACATGATGGTCTCACCATAGGTTACTCCATTTCAAAGTGCTGGAAATTAGTCAGTTTAGGGAAGTAAGATGTTTGTTAAAAAGCACAGTAAGTACCCTCACAGTCATTAATGCGTCATTTTGCAATACGCATCAAGACCATTGGAAGATAGTCATCTGGACTGTgcgtatactgtatgtgtcaacaaaatatgaatgtgaaatgtgagTTGGTTCATATCCCTGCATTTTTATGCATCTAGCCAACTCtcaaattatttccatttgacAATATTGGACAGAAACTGTGAGATGTAATTAGGCTACGCGCAAACAGTCATCATAATAGTAACCTCAACGCAATTTACTGACGCACTCAAATACTCCCAGAATCAAGGAGACATACCTTCTTGCTTTGAACATCCTGTATTGAACGCTGTCTATAACTTTTTGTGAAAACAATTTGTGACTACATTTGGTTAGCGAGTTCCATACATTTCCTGCAGCTGTCCATTTGACTATTTCCTTAGCAACAGCATCTCTAAATGAACATTCGGATGTGATTGGAACTGGTAGGCTACAATCACATCCAATTTGTTTGAACAACGTGATTTCATTGAAGTTTCAGAAGTGCAGTGCTATAAAAATACCAAAGCCAACACCATACCCTAACACATAACTATATCTTTCAGGTGGAACGTAAAACATATCTAGCGCGTTATACAAGTCGAAAGAATAAATTATGTTAGAAAGGCGAGGGTTTGCCCGGCGTCTGCAGCTGTGAAGCTCAACACTGCCCTGCGCAATTCATTCCATTGCAACCCCTCCTTTCCGACAAGTGTAGGGATGTGCCGTTATTTACCCGTGTAACTATTTCGCTAGTTTCGTTTTCTAGTCCTAGATGAGCCAAGGTTATATCACTCAATCCAACCAGTCTTGACGAGTTCTTTTTGGAAGCTTCATTGCATCTCAGTAAGCCGCGTTGTCTGTGTATTTGGCCAAGTTAGTAATTTGAGTAGCCGTTAGTGTTATACCCTTGTCCGTATTCATTTGGTGCTACCTACAAGTCATGTCGTGATAAAGTAttgaatgaaaacatgaatgCCAAAATGACAGATTATTCTGTAAATGCAAGGTAGCATCAATGCAATAAGATATCTGCGAAATGGATAACTGCGGTCTAGTCGGTTTAGCTCGCTAAACAATCGATGATTTCCATATCGTGCATGGCATTCAAATTAGCTGGACTGAACGCTTCGGTGTGTTGTCTTTTCGAAAGGCGATTAATGAGCAAGAATGCTAACTGATGGCTACAGTAAAGGCATTTCCTGCCTCAACTGTGACAAGAACAAGCTAGTTTTGAGGCCTTTTCCCGTGTCAGTGCCCTCTTATCGTTTTGCAATATAGCTAGCTACTAACGTTAGCAAGCTAATGTTCACTCAGTCAGCATGCTTCGCTTTACACTCACAATTAATCAACAAAGACATAACCGTGTAAACTGACCTATTGTTGATATGAAGGTGGTGTTGAACGCGTCTTCGCTGAACCTGAAGAGCAGACAGGTTTTGCCAACTCCACTGTCTCCTATGAGAAGGAGTTTGAAGAGATAATCGTACGTTTTCGCCATTTTCCCCCACTGCTTTCGCCGCTTGATAATGACAATGTAGCGGGGCAGAGTAGCGCCACAGTATCCATACAGTGAAGGGAAGAGAGGGCGTGAGACCAATGACGTCAATGGCTGTCTTCACAAACTGAGCACATGTATTGGGTTTTGGTCCGTGTAGTTTTTGATGCCAAATCGCTGACTGTCAATTTGTAGATATCCGTGTACTGCCGTCTTTGTCTATAACTGACTGGAGCATATACAGACCTGTAGTTCTAGACCTGTAGCCAGTGGTGCTGTATTTGCCTCCCCAGGAAGGTGGACAGGGTCTGATCGGCTTTCAGACTGCAGGCAGCACAAATAGTGCTTTACAATCAGGATGTCTGCTGGAGAGGGGTGGGTGGCTTGCGGCTTCACCTGCATTTCTTTATTCTTCAGTTGAATGTTGCTGGCTGTAACAGGGTTTATGAATCAGTACTGAGAATTTGGCAGCTTTTACAGGTCTCGCGGGAGTGGGGAATGGTCCCTGCTCAGTAGGACTCGGAGGAGCCCCAATTTGGGAACACTTCGATGGCACTGGGGGGTTGTCCCCCACAATCTATAGGGGCAGGAATCTGCTAATATGCACTCTTTCGGGGttcagaggggagagggtggagggctGATGGGTCGGTGGCACAGCAGTTGTGGCATCACTGCGCTTACTGTGGAAAGGCAAATGGGGAAGGTAGTTGGAGCCATGCCGACTTCAGCACAGGAGCAGCAGCTGAACAACTTGTCAACACCTCCCGTTCCAAGGGCTGCAGGTTTTGGCTGCAGTGGGTGGGTGGAGAGAAGGGGGTATCTCCTTTCATTTAATTCCCTAAACCTGGAGTGGTTTGAGAATGTGGGCAAGAAAATGTATGTTGTTTGTGTGATGGGTTGCCAGTTAACAGAGCTGACAAGATGTCAGGCAGGATAAGTGTCAGGGGGTGTTCACCGGTGCCACAGAGGTAAGTGGAGGATGGTCTATGGGGCCACTGCCTCCAATGTGCATGCAGTGTATATATCTGGGGAAGAGTATGTGCGCTTTCTGCTTTAAAATGGAGACAGTTGCTTACAATTTTTGATTTCCATAGATTATGGGGCTTGTTTGGACAATAAAGGTAATTGTGTCTTCCCTTATTTGTTTTTGGGCCAGGGTACAGTTCTGTGCACAAATAACCAttggtgcttttttttttgatcaGGGTGGATAAGAAGGTGGAATAAACTTCAGGAGAGCAGGCCCACACTGCTGGTTTTCAGGGGGGTTGTGGAAGCACAACTCCCTCCACATGGAGCATACACAGCTTCAAAACAGCCTTAGTGAGTCCCCCTTTGTGagcacctctctccctctcaattcAACAATGTTTCATTGGCATGACTGGATagaccaggggtcaccaacacggtgcccacgggcaccaggtcgcccccaaggaccacatgagtcacccgcaggcctgttctaaaaatagcacaactcactagtgagctgcatctaaaatttaattttattctgttgctattttttttttttatcacacttgcatttatatagatttaaaaatgacaatatcttaaaaatatgtttattatacatgaagtttagataagtttaggtgaactctgacctactcattcaaaggtcagtattgtgcgcgtgacaaaacaaactggtagcccttagtatgactcagtacccatgaagtagctctcagtttcaaaaaggttggtgacccctggtatagacaatattgccaaagcaattcacaataaaacagcAATGACATACATTATCCTTATTGAAATTCAGGTTCCCATAGAATAGGGCCTTGGCTTGCTCATTAGCATGCAAGTAAAATATCAGTGATTGGCCTACAGCAGAGACTCTTGTATTACCATAATACTgtgttgcatgtttttttattacccAACACTGTCGATAATGTTGTCTTGGGGAAATTTGTGTTAAGTGAGCAACAATGCCACCTCAGCATACTGTTTTACAACTGCAGGTGAAAGTCTATTGATTATTAGAAGTTTTTTGCAACATCTATCAGCAGGCCTTTAGAGGGGCAGGTGGATACATTTTCCTTTCACACAAAAGGGAGCACCAAGTGGTGTTTATAGTATGCTTGTTTTCAAATCAAAGTCTGGATACCATAATCCAAATCATTTCCAAGTAGGTGCCATTATAAGTATGAGCATCCTTTGGATGTCACTCACAATGTAAGTTGAAATGTCTATGCATCATATAGTTTGAAAATAAATCAAGTCGGGCttacaaaaaaaaggttttatttggGGTGCGTAATAAATACATAGATAACACAAAATGAAAGTGGTACCTTCATAGAAAGCATAGGTGTTCCTGTGGTCACTCAAGGGCCTTTTTtggtaatgtaaatgtacattaaagaaaaaataattggggggggggggtgttgcaaGGTTTGTTGCATGGCCCCTTGAGGGATTATTTCTTTACCTGCTGAACTGATTTACAAAAATCGGGCTACACGCGGAGAAGGGGCATGCATGAGGTTGTAAAATGGTGGATGGTGGGCTCTGTGGGAGCTGCATTCACTGTGTCTGGCACTGCACCCCGCCGCGGGGGCTATCGTCCTCTTCGTAGGCCTCGCCACTGAAGCTCCTCCGCTGGGACTCGTAGTCCATTTCGTTCAGGTCCACCTCCTCCATGTCGTCCGTCAGCATCACGTCATCCCTCTCGGGCAGCAGGGCCTCCAGCTGCGGCAGCAGGTGAACGGGGAGCCAGTGCTTTTCTGGGAACTCCAcctgagggggaaattaaatacTCAGCAGGGATTGACCACaatctgtgaaatgtgaatgaTCACCGCTTTTACAAATGTGAGCAAACTTGACAAGAGTTGGGTTAATTCTAGACTAGAGCGTTTGGCTAAATTGATTAAATTGCAATTTAGTATTCATTGGAGGAATAAGAACTGGACTTTGGCTGGAGTGAATTGAAGAGGTATTGGAAGTTTAAACCAGATTTGATTAAATGAAGACAGAATAAGGTTTTGTGAATTACAAGGTCAATACAACAGGCATGCCCAATACAATGATCGTTTAAAAAATGCCTCAATTTAAATTACAATTCTTCCCGTTTTCATCCATCTTCCCTACGGCTTCTGCCCGGGTCCATTTGATTGACATGATGACATGAAATGTTGCTAATCTGCTGCTGTTGAGAACTTGAGTTACATTAAGCATGCTCACATATGATATAAGTCCACTTATAAAactgctttttttccctccaaagtGGCTTCAAAATATCAAAAGTCACGGTCGTAGTTCCTTGggtatattttcaaaaaatgtatttctattttGAAGACAAGCCTGTGCACTGTAACCCTCCCTCCATAgtaacactgtccaaatacacaTGATCCTGCAGAGCTATTGATAACTGGCCATAGTCAAGAATTGATACCAGACAGTCATGTTTCATACTACACTAAGACACCATTTTAACACAATGTGTCACCTAACAGTCCATATTCTACTTGTGTGAAAGCTGTGTATGATTGTAGACAGAAAAGTCTCTTTAAGGAGgagttaattaaaaaataaacttaccATAAACTGAATAATGAGCTGTCCTTTCTCATAGGGGTCCCTGTACACAGGCATACCTTCGTTCTGGACATATTTGATATCATTGTGCTTAACAACCTGACCTGCAATGAAAGGCAGAAGGCACAACATTAGTGTGAGAAGAGTGAAGCACAGGCTGTGCCAGCTGATGGCCCAGTCAAAACCCCTTGACCGATTGAGTACGGCGCATACCTTGTGGTGAGCTGATGACAAGCATTCTGTTGTCGAGGGTAGAGATGGTCTTCTTGAACCCACACAATGCTTCCACCAGCTTGATTTCCATCTTCATGATGAGGTTGTCCTCCTGCCTCTGGAAGTCTGGATGATCCTTCTGGTCCAGGACAATTATGACATCACCTGGTTCCAGCCCAGGCTCTTGGTCACCCTCTCCGTGGAATGTGATCTTTTGGCCATCTTTCATTcctacacataaaaaaaaaagcaatgtggTTATTCCTCAATTCTCATCCACGGTTAGCAACGATGCTATTTCTTCCACCCAATTACACtttccttttgaaaaaaaaaacagcttttctTTCATGATAAGTACAAGTAttcaagattacattacattacattattggcatttggcagacgctcttatccagagcgacgtacaacaaagtgcatacccataaccagcgATAAGTtagctgaaagaccctagagggaagtacaatttcaactgctacctgtacaacaaagataaggacgagggcctttttttttttttttgactcatCATACAATTATACCGTTAAAACAACATGCATTTTGGGTTAAGGCAAAGGGCactagtgttttttttaaatgtgaaaattaatCAATGGCTCATCATACAATTACCGTTAAAACAACATGCATTTTGGGTTAAGGCAAAGGGCActagtgtttttttaaatgtgaaaattaatCAATGGCTCATCATACAATTACCGTTAAAACAACATGCATTTTGGGTTAAGGCAAAGGGCActagtgtttttttaaatgtagaaatTAATCAATGGCTCATCATACAATTACCGTTAAAATGCATGTGCAACTACAGATTGGAATTCCTTCAAACatctaaatgaaaatgaaatcaaacatgaaaacaaagtgTTGATGCTGATATGAACATATAGATCCCAA
Encoded here:
- the LOC133131333 gene encoding dnaJ homolog subfamily A member 4-like isoform X2, whose protein sequence is MGKNVVHQLSVTLDEMYNGATRKLGLQKNVICEKCDGYGGKKGTLEKCSNCKGRGVQIQVQQIGPGMIQQIQSMCADCQGQGERFSSKDRCKVCNGHKVERKKKILEVHIDKGMKDGQKITFHGEGDQEPGLEPGDVIIVLDQKDHPDFQRQEDNLIMKMEIKLVEALCGFKKTISTLDNRMLVISSPQGQVVKHNDIKYVQNEGMPVYRDPYEKGQLIIQFMVEFPEKHWLPVHLLPQLEALLPERDDVMLTDDMEEVDLNEMDYESQRRSFSGEAYEEDDSPRGGVQCQTQ